The following proteins come from a genomic window of Thermodesulfovibrionales bacterium:
- a CDS encoding AAA family ATPase, with translation MMKLPLKPEDLYRCCDPKIFDFETTEELIPVEGPLGQERAINAIDFGLSLENTGFNIFVLGEHGTGKLTSVRELINKKAEKEPVPPDWCYVYNFKNPDVPLALSFPPGRAVQFQKDMADLIKTLRVEIPKVFESKEYDKQRSRIIEEFQKKQKELFTNIEEEAASNGFAIRKSVSGLLIVPVKKTGEALTEEEFEALDEKTKKRIEEIGRTLQEKLDDVVRTVKEAEKLLKEMLQKLERTAALGAVGHLIDEIKEKYKDNEKVLSYLENVKEDILDHLDDFKTQEEQAPPLPFMRIPKAEPVFTRYEVNVIVDNSSQKGAPCVFEHNPTYYNLFGRIEHKFQYGIAVTDFSMIKAGSLHKANGGYIVIHALDLLRNLFSYDALKRAIRNKEIKIEDIWEQYRLISTTTLKPEAIPLNVKVILIGHPFLYYILYSYDDEFKELFKVKADFDSRMPRNDETIKKYAMFIASRTKAENLLPFDRSGVASVVEYGSRLAGHQEKLSALFGHIADIVREASFWAKKFGSSVVKAEHVEKAIEERRFRHNRIEERLREAVLEDTIIVETSGQKIGQVNGLAVIDLGDYTFGKPSRITARTYTGKAGVVNIERETKMSGRIHEKAILILTNYLGSKYAIKKPISLSASITFEQLYEMIEGDSATCAEFYALISSISGIPLKQSIAVTGSMDQNGEVQPIGGVNEKIEGFFDVCKERGLDGSHGVIIPRRNLKHLMLRKDVVEAVRQGKFFIYPIDRVEEGLEILTGMPAGELREDGTYPEGTVNYLVMKRLTEISEALKEKKEEKETKNNT, from the coding sequence ATGATGAAGTTACCCCTTAAACCTGAAGATTTATACAGATGCTGTGATCCAAAGATATTTGATTTTGAGACCACTGAAGAGCTCATACCTGTGGAAGGACCCCTTGGTCAGGAAAGGGCTATTAATGCTATTGATTTTGGTCTGAGTCTCGAAAATACAGGATTTAATATCTTTGTACTTGGTGAACACGGAACAGGAAAGCTTACAAGTGTAAGAGAATTGATCAATAAAAAGGCAGAAAAGGAGCCTGTCCCACCAGACTGGTGTTATGTGTATAATTTTAAAAATCCCGATGTTCCATTAGCCCTTTCATTTCCACCTGGCAGGGCAGTTCAGTTCCAGAAGGACATGGCTGATCTTATAAAAACCCTTAGGGTTGAGATACCAAAGGTGTTTGAATCAAAGGAATATGATAAACAGAGAAGTCGTATTATAGAGGAATTTCAGAAGAAACAGAAGGAGCTTTTCACTAACATCGAGGAGGAGGCAGCATCAAATGGTTTTGCCATACGAAAATCTGTCTCCGGACTACTGATTGTCCCTGTAAAAAAGACAGGAGAGGCCCTTACAGAGGAAGAATTTGAGGCCCTTGATGAAAAAACAAAAAAGAGGATAGAAGAGATTGGAAGGACTCTTCAGGAAAAACTTGATGATGTTGTAAGGACTGTTAAGGAAGCCGAGAAACTTCTAAAAGAGATGCTCCAGAAGCTTGAAAGGACTGCTGCCCTCGGTGCGGTGGGCCATCTCATAGACGAGATAAAGGAGAAATATAAGGATAACGAAAAGGTCCTTTCCTATCTTGAGAATGTTAAGGAAGATATCCTTGATCATCTTGATGATTTCAAGACACAGGAAGAACAGGCTCCTCCCCTTCCATTCATGAGGATTCCAAAGGCAGAACCTGTTTTCACAAGATATGAGGTTAATGTAATTGTAGACAACAGCTCCCAGAAAGGAGCTCCCTGTGTCTTCGAGCATAACCCGACATATTACAATCTCTTTGGAAGGATAGAGCACAAGTTTCAGTATGGAATTGCTGTAACAGATTTTTCCATGATAAAGGCAGGTTCACTGCACAAGGCAAACGGAGGTTATATTGTAATCCATGCCCTTGACCTTTTGAGAAACCTCTTTTCCTATGATGCCCTGAAGAGGGCAATAAGAAACAAAGAGATAAAGATTGAAGACATCTGGGAACAGTACAGACTGATCTCAACCACTACTCTTAAACCCGAAGCAATACCACTAAATGTTAAGGTGATACTAATAGGTCATCCATTCCTATATTACATTCTTTACAGCTACGATGATGAATTCAAGGAACTCTTTAAGGTAAAGGCAGATTTTGACTCAAGGATGCCCAGGAATGATGAGACAATTAAAAAATATGCCATGTTTATAGCATCAAGGACAAAGGCTGAAAACCTGCTTCCTTTTGACAGAAGTGGTGTTGCCAGTGTTGTTGAATATGGCTCAAGACTTGCAGGCCACCAGGAAAAACTCTCTGCCCTCTTCGGTCATATAGCCGATATAGTTAGAGAGGCAAGCTTCTGGGCAAAGAAGTTTGGAAGTTCAGTTGTAAAAGCAGAGCATGTAGAAAAAGCTATTGAGGAAAGGAGATTCAGACATAACAGGATAGAAGAAAGACTAAGAGAGGCTGTTCTTGAAGATACCATAATTGTCGAGACCTCCGGTCAGAAGATAGGGCAGGTTAATGGTCTTGCTGTAATTGACCTGGGAGATTACACATTCGGCAAACCCTCAAGGATAACCGCAAGGACCTACACTGGCAAGGCAGGAGTTGTGAACATAGAACGCGAGACAAAGATGAGCGGAAGGATTCATGAAAAGGCCATCCTTATTTTAACCAACTACCTCGGAAGTAAATATGCCATTAAAAAACCCATAAGCCTGTCAGCCTCCATAACCTTTGAGCAGCTTTATGAGATGATAGAAGGTGACAGTGCAACATGTGCAGAATTCTATGCCCTCATCAGCAGTATATCAGGCATCCCTTTAAAACAGTCCATAGCTGTTACAGGTTCAATGGATCAGAATGGAGAGGTACAGCCCATTGGTGGAGTTAATGAAAAAATAGAGGGATTTTTTGATGTCTGTAAAGAAAGGGGTCTTGACGGCTCTCATGGTGTGATAATACCTAGAAGAAACCTCAAGCACCTCATGCTAAGAAAAGATGTAGTCGAAGCAGTAAGACAAGGAAAGTTCTTCATCTATCCCATCGACAGGGTGGAAGAGGGACTGGAAATACTCACAGGCATGCCAGCTGGTGAACTGAGAGAGGATGGTACATATCCTGAAGGTACGGTAAACTATCTGGTTATGAAAAGACTTACCGAGATCTCAGAGGCACTGAAAGAGAAAAAAGAAGAAAAAGAGACAAAGAATAACACCTGA
- a CDS encoding lysophospholipid acyltransferase family protein — MISQLIDYIVPALFRFFVLVITALPERFTLKTGEFLGRLLYYFWIPRRKIAIEAVKKTSLMVKLKTNLSPHSIVKKSFINLGRSFIEIIRLYGGDRSILKRVKLKGIENFDRAKAEGKGIIFLTGHCGNWELMALAFGNTVEPIGVVARPLNSRQLNKLIEKIRCKFGNHVIYKKGAVREILKFLRENRAVGILMDQSVLRQEGILIDFLGRPAWTSRTPAMIAKKTGAKVLPAFIKRDGEWHIIEIGKEVQLKGDELEDTKKLSSYIETYIMEHPTEWLWIHRRWKERS, encoded by the coding sequence ATGATATCTCAACTTATTGATTATATAGTGCCGGCCCTTTTCAGATTTTTTGTTCTGGTCATAACAGCCCTTCCAGAAAGATTTACTCTCAAGACCGGTGAATTTCTTGGTAGACTTTTATACTATTTCTGGATTCCCAGAAGAAAGATAGCGATAGAGGCAGTAAAGAAAACCTCATTGATGGTGAAACTCAAGACAAACCTTTCTCCGCATTCAATAGTAAAAAAGAGCTTCATTAACCTTGGAAGATCCTTTATAGAAATCATCAGACTCTATGGAGGAGACAGGAGCATTCTCAAGAGAGTAAAATTAAAAGGCATTGAGAATTTTGATAGAGCAAAGGCAGAAGGAAAAGGGATAATCTTTCTTACAGGTCATTGCGGTAACTGGGAGCTAATGGCACTGGCATTCGGAAACACTGTAGAACCGATAGGTGTTGTAGCAAGACCGCTTAATAGCAGACAACTCAATAAACTCATTGAAAAAATAAGATGCAAGTTTGGCAACCACGTTATATATAAAAAAGGCGCTGTAAGAGAGATACTTAAATTTTTAAGAGAAAACAGGGCAGTGGGTATATTGATGGATCAGAGTGTTCTGAGGCAGGAAGGCATATTAATAGATTTTCTTGGAAGGCCAGCCTGGACATCAAGAACTCCAGCCATGATAGCAAAAAAGACAGGTGCAAAGGTGCTTCCAGCCTTTATAAAGAGAGATGGCGAATGGCATATTATTGAAATAGGGAAAGAGGTCCAATTAAAAGGTGATGAATTAGAGGATACAAAAAAACTCTCCTCCTATATTGAGACCTATATTATGGAACATCCAACAGAATGGCTCTGGATACACAGGAGGTGGAAGGAGAGGAGTTGA
- the mltG gene encoding endolytic transglycosylase MltG: protein MRKDFFLIFSGILLIVFVYLSFQLFVPVRREPEKLEILIPKGMTFREAVNLLYEKRLIRDRNLFIILGRLTGLHRSLRYGYYEFLGGVSPASVFRKLLRGEIEEYEIKFIEGQTLAELAEVLEEKGIVDKDRFFNLVRDRSLLKELSVDAPSLEGYLYPTTYRIPKGTDVIDILKFMVNTMRKMINPYIEKAEEMGLSENELLTLASIIEKEARVDYERPLISAVYHNRLKRKMKLQADPTAVYELRGTKKLVTRKDLLRKSIYNTYMHKGLPPGPIAAPGLKSIVAAVNPAQVPYLYFVSNNDGTHYFSERFDEHRQAVQEYIKKKRLARQRSEDIRNQKRENENTYQSQRDTKPLLR from the coding sequence ATGAGAAAAGATTTCTTTCTTATTTTTTCAGGGATTCTGCTCATTGTTTTTGTTTATCTGAGCTTTCAATTATTCGTTCCTGTAAGGAGGGAACCTGAAAAACTTGAGATTCTCATTCCCAAGGGAATGACATTCCGAGAGGCTGTAAATCTCCTGTATGAAAAAAGGCTCATCAGGGACCGGAATCTCTTTATAATCCTGGGAAGGCTCACAGGCCTGCACAGGTCCCTTAGATATGGTTATTATGAATTTCTTGGAGGGGTGAGTCCTGCCTCTGTTTTCAGAAAACTCCTCAGAGGAGAAATAGAGGAATACGAGATAAAATTCATTGAAGGTCAGACACTTGCTGAACTTGCTGAGGTACTGGAAGAAAAAGGCATAGTTGATAAAGACAGGTTTTTCAATCTGGTCAGGGACAGGTCACTTTTAAAAGAACTGTCAGTGGATGCTCCTTCACTTGAGGGATATCTCTATCCGACCACCTACAGGATTCCAAAGGGTACAGATGTTATTGATATCCTAAAATTCATGGTCAATACCATGAGAAAGATGATAAATCCCTATATTGAAAAGGCAGAAGAGATGGGGCTCAGCGAGAACGAGCTTCTCACCCTCGCCTCTATAATAGAAAAAGAGGCAAGGGTGGATTATGAAAGACCGCTTATTTCTGCAGTTTATCACAATAGATTAAAAAGAAAGATGAAACTTCAGGCAGATCCTACTGCAGTTTATGAACTCAGGGGTACTAAAAAACTTGTTACAAGGAAGGATCTTTTACGGAAATCCATTTACAATACCTATATGCATAAAGGCCTTCCGCCAGGCCCAATCGCAGCACCAGGACTTAAATCTATTGTAGCTGCAGTGAATCCTGCTCAGGTGCCCTATCTTTATTTTGTTTCAAATAACGATGGCACCCATTATTTTTCTGAGAGATTTGATGAACACAGACAGGCTGTTCAGGAATATATAAAGAAAAAAAGGTTGGCAAGACAGAGGTCTGAAGATATAAGGAACCAAAAAAGAGAAAATGAAAATACCTACCAGTCACAGAGGGATACTAAACCTCTTTTGAGATAA
- the ispG gene encoding flavodoxin-dependent (E)-4-hydroxy-3-methylbut-2-enyl-diphosphate synthase, with protein MMIKRRKTRRIYVGNVPVGDDAPISVQSMTKTDTRDVQSTISQIKELSSAGADIIRLAVPDMEAARALGRIRAESPVPLIADIHFDYRLAIESIKQGIDGLRINPGNIGAKWKIKEVVKAASERRIPIRIGVNAGSLERDILEKYGHPVAEALVESARRNIELLEELDYREIKVSLKSSGVMETVKAYRLFSERFDYPLHVGISEAGPPPQGIVKSSIGIGILLSEGIGDTIRVSLTASPILEVVVAKSILRSLGLRTEGPDIISCPTCGRCSIDIIKLANDVSARLSSIKESITVAVMGCPVNGPGEAREADFGIAGGRGRGVIFKKGKVVKEVREEEIVDSLIELIEEDLKS; from the coding sequence ATGATGATTAAGAGGAGAAAAACCAGAAGAATCTATGTTGGAAATGTCCCTGTTGGAGATGATGCACCTATATCAGTGCAGTCAATGACAAAAACAGACACAAGGGATGTTCAATCTACCATCTCTCAGATTAAGGAGCTTTCTTCTGCTGGTGCTGATATTATCAGGCTTGCTGTTCCCGATATGGAGGCTGCAAGAGCACTCGGCAGGATAAGAGCAGAGAGCCCAGTACCCCTTATTGCTGATATCCATTTTGACTACAGACTTGCAATTGAGTCAATAAAGCAGGGAATAGATGGGTTAAGAATAAATCCAGGAAATATCGGTGCAAAGTGGAAGATCAAAGAGGTTGTTAAAGCTGCTTCTGAAAGGCGCATACCTATTCGTATCGGAGTAAATGCAGGAAGCCTTGAAAGAGATATTCTTGAGAAATACGGCCATCCTGTAGCAGAGGCACTTGTTGAGAGTGCAAGGAGAAATATTGAGCTCCTTGAAGAGCTTGATTACAGGGAAATAAAGGTTTCTCTCAAATCCTCAGGTGTTATGGAGACCGTAAAGGCATACAGGCTATTTTCTGAGAGATTCGATTATCCCCTTCATGTGGGAATCTCAGAGGCAGGCCCACCACCCCAGGGAATTGTGAAAAGTTCTATAGGTATAGGCATTCTCCTTAGCGAAGGCATAGGAGACACCATAAGGGTCTCTCTTACAGCTTCTCCTATTCTTGAGGTTGTGGTAGCAAAATCAATCCTTAGGTCTCTTGGATTAAGAACAGAAGGACCTGATATAATCTCCTGTCCTACCTGTGGTAGATGTTCCATAGATATAATTAAACTGGCAAATGATGTTTCAGCTCGCCTGTCTTCTATAAAGGAAAGTATTACTGTTGCTGTTATGGGCTGTCCTGTCAATGGACCTGGAGAGGCAAGGGAGGCAGATTTTGGTATAGCGGGTGGCAGGGGAAGGGGTGTGATTTTTAAAAAAGGAAAGGTGGTGAAAGAAGTCCGGGAAGAAGAGATTGTGGACAGTCTTATTGAACTTATAGAGGAGGATTTAAAAAGCTAA
- the panC gene encoding pantoate--beta-alanine ligase, whose translation MPEMRIITGIKEMQECTRDLIMKGKDIGFVPTMGALHEGHMSLVRQAKRENDIVVVSVFVNPLQFGPNEDFARYPRDLEGDSEKLKKESVDILFNPDTKEMYPEGYRTHVEVHGISDKLCGAFRPGHFRGVATVVTKLFNIVKPKRAYFGLKDYQQTVIIKKMVRDLNMDVEIITCPTVREPDGLAMSSRNLYLKPDERRAATVIYRTLIEASQLVKELKPPEEVQRLMFERLKGEPLVSSIDYAGLYDPETLEEIKDYSMKKEILIAIALRIGQTRLIDNILISQSQ comes from the coding sequence ATGCCGGAGATGAGAATTATTACAGGCATAAAGGAGATGCAGGAATGCACCAGGGATCTTATCATGAAGGGTAAGGACATAGGTTTTGTTCCCACAATGGGAGCCCTCCACGAGGGCCATATGAGTTTAGTAAGGCAGGCAAAAAGGGAAAATGATATTGTAGTTGTAAGCGTATTTGTGAATCCCCTTCAGTTCGGGCCAAATGAAGATTTTGCCCGCTATCCTAGGGACCTTGAGGGTGATAGCGAAAAACTCAAAAAAGAATCAGTTGACATCCTCTTTAATCCAGATACAAAGGAGATGTATCCAGAGGGTTACAGAACCCATGTGGAGGTTCATGGTATTTCAGATAAACTCTGCGGTGCCTTCAGACCAGGCCATTTCAGGGGAGTTGCCACAGTGGTAACAAAGCTTTTCAATATCGTCAAACCTAAGAGGGCCTATTTCGGGCTGAAGGATTATCAGCAGACTGTAATTATAAAAAAGATGGTCAGGGATTTGAATATGGATGTGGAGATAATAACCTGTCCTACTGTGAGGGAGCCTGATGGACTTGCTATGAGTTCAAGAAATCTCTATCTAAAGCCCGATGAAAGAAGAGCGGCAACTGTAATATACAGAACCCTTATTGAGGCTTCACAGCTGGTAAAAGAATTAAAGCCTCCGGAAGAGGTCCAGCGGCTAATGTTTGAGCGACTTAAAGGCGAGCCTCTTGTAAGTTCAATAGACTATGCCGGTCTCTATGACCCCGAGACTCTTGAGGAGATAAAAGATTATTCCATGAAAAAGGAGATATTAATAGCAATAGCTTTGAGGATAGGCCAGACAAGATTAATTGACAATATCCTTATTTCACAATCTCAATGA